TTTGCCTACTTTGCTCTGTGTTCTCCTGGTGCCCCCCCTTTGCAGCTTGGGCCTGGGTTTGCAGTACTGTGGCAGCATAGAAAAGCATGCTAAATGTTTCCATGGACTTTCTTGTTCCTTTTGattgtctgtcctcctgtctagGCCTATCATGCCACTCTCTCTCGGCTTCTTTTACTGTTCCAGACACAACAATATACTCCATTTCTAGGCCTGAAGATGACTCTCCGTCAGAATTGGACCTGAGTTCGTCTCGACTATGTGATTGAAGGCTGTCAGGGCTACATTTCAGTGTGTCTCTCTTCCCCCCattgctgcagctcagagacatAGATTCTGTCATTTTGCGCTCCACATTTCCATTGCTCTCTTTATTAGTCCCCACTTGGCTTTCAGTGGCAGTCCCATCTTCATTGTAGGCCATTTTGAATGGAAGATCACATGATAATGAAGCTGATTCCGAGCCGTCCCAATTCATATTACTTGGGGATAATGACTGGTCAGTCTGGATTTGAGTCTCAGCAGCTTGTCCTGGACTTGAATGATAATTTGCTGAAATTTGCTGAGTGAAGGAGGATGAGTCCACCATGACAAATGGGGAGTAATTGGTGGGTTGCTCTGTCCAATCAGCCTCCTCTGATTCTTCTCTGCTTTTGTTGTCATGCTTCCTCTCAGCTGAACTTCCCCCACTCCTGGTCATGTGACCCAACTCAGTAGTTCCTTCAAACAGGAACACTTGGTTGGCTGACTGCTCTTTATCTGAAATTACTGCTCTGTGTTCAGTCTTTCCCAAAGAAGTAGCCTTCTGGTATTGATCGTGCGTCTCATCTATCTGAATAGGTTTGGTCACAGCTATAAAAGGGCTAGACTGCCCCTCTAGCTGTATCGTGTCCACCATGGGGCTAGCATAGGTCTCAGGGGAGGATGTCAGGCTCCACACACCAGCTCCCACATTGTCATATTCTGAGGTTGAGGTGACCATGCCAGGGATGGACAAGTCCCGCATGTTAGTGCCTTGGCATGGGGACGTCTCATCTTCTGAATGTTCAGATGCCAAGTTCAGTATAACAGACTGTTGGCTCTGAACACTCTGCATATCATCATCCCCTGTTTCTTCACTCTGTGCTCTACCTTCTGCAGCCTCTATGACTATCTTTACATTGTGTTCAGTACATATCCAATCCGCTTCTTCAGGTGTTAGATTAGTTACTTTAGTCAAacctctctcctgctccatAGCATTCTCTTCTTCTGGCTGTTTTCTAGCATATGACCCTGGAGAATCACTGGCATCTGGTGATCCCATGTGACTGAGGTCCTTTCCATTTTCAGGTCCTTCGGGGCTTGTTATAGTCGAAGAGCTGTCTTCCCGTATGGTGGTGTTCCACATCTGCATTCCACCATCAGAGAATCCTGGTGGACTTTCCACAGACGTGCCACCCACAACATTGAGGTTCACACCACAGAAAGAACCTGAGTTTTCAGACAAGTTGTCAGGAGTTGTGAGTGGTGATAGACTGTCATCCCGGATTGTCATATTCCACATATCTAATGATTCAGGGTAAGATGTGGTGGTTCCGCTATCAGATTTGAGAAATCCCTTTTGAGCCGAGTATGTCCAGAAGTCTAGGAGCTCCATCTGTTggtctcctttttttccttggaccccttcctcctcttctttagATGTGTCTGGTGTTAAAGTGTTTAGGattcctttcttttttaacaaacagggcattttctctgtcactccAATGACAGCAGCTTTGCATTTTGCAGTTACTTCCTCCTCAGGTGGTGTCAACTGCAGATCAGCCAAAGAAACAGGGTTCCACCGATCCTTCAGTACAGAATCTGGGTTCCAGTTTCCGTATAATTCAGTCTGCTCAGCGACCAGACTAAGCTGAGGTTCAAGGCTCTTTCCCCTCCTGTGGGCATTCTCTGACTTAGAGATCTCCtccctgctttctttttctgtcatgtcACCGATTGACTCTTTGCCTCCAACTTCCTCTACAATATTCTGTGGGCTCTCAGATTCCTTGGTCCTATTCCAGGCACTATTATCACTCGAGGACAATGCTCCTTGGGTGTCAAAGCCAAGTTCATCCCAGGTCTCTGACAAGGATGATGACACACTGTCCTTGTGCTGTAGGCCATTGATCCTTTCAGCTATATCTTCTGGGAAGAACCGGACCCCGCAACTGCTTGGTGGGCGGCTACCTACCAGGCTGTTGACTGGGGTCGGAGGAACCACAGTGTCAACCATTTCATGCCCATGGATTTGACCATGGTGGTCAATTGAAGAATCTCTACTTCCAAGCCCATTTAGTGAATTAGTAGCAGAGAAGTCCAGAAAGCTCAGTTCTTCTAGTTCTGATAAGACGGAGCTCcctgctcttctctctccctcatctcctcttacttcagAATTTGCTAGTTCCCCTCCTGTTGGCAAAGAGTGGTCACTGCTATGTAGTGGGTCAAAACTAAACAGGTCAAAGTTGTCACTCCTATTTCTGCTAGTGCGTTGCTTCCTCCTCTCAGGTGGgacaggaggggagagagataaCAACCCCAGGGGAGAGGGATTTCTCAGGAAGAGTCCTCCTGGCCCAGCTGCTGGACCTCCTCCTGCTGTAACCTCACCGACTGGACTGTCATCACTAAGGAACACTGAGCTCTCCTTGGAGGAGCGGCTGCTGCGTATGGTGGTCATACCGCTGTCAGGGCTCACTAACTCCCCACCAGCATTGACTCCTACAGCTCCTGTGTCCTCTTCACCAACTGCCATCGGCCTATTTACAGAGATAAAACAACAATCTCATTGAATTTTGTCAGTTCCTAAAattgtgaataaataatattaaatatcaaacatCTTGATTTGATGACTTTTACTGacactgtatgaaaaaaaaacataaattcagGTTTGCATTTAATACCTTGCTATTGCCACCACATCGTTGCCTCCTTCTGGCCTCTCTATGTCAGAACCATCCATGTCATTGATACCAGATGATCCCTGGGAAAACTCCACACTGCCTGCTACTCCCTCCGTGGAAGAGGTCCTACTGCTGGGGTGGCAGGCTAAAACAGAGCTCCGTCGGTCCACAAAGTCCTTGAGGAGGCCCTGGatttcctcctccagcagagatGGAGTACCAGAAGATGGGGGGGTGTTTAAAGGGATGTGGTAGACCTGGAAATTCTCCTTTGCCTCCAGTTCACCAGAAAGAGACCAGCTGGAGGACTCTTCCAACTCACAGCAGATCTGCAAAGACAGCCACTTCATCTTAACAtgctacatttttctttttaaaatgatatttctgGAAACACTAATTGACAAGAGTGAGAATGACGTAACTACACTTGTGCCAACTGGTTTCTGACCATCATCTTTGGAGCAGCATTATTACAGGGCATTACCCCATTTAACATGCCACACCTCTCAGGAAACCTCTTGTcaagttgctgctgctgtcctttgtaattttgtgaatgaaatatATTAATTAGGGATTGaggtcatttttaaaatggaaattatTTCTTTACCAAAAGAAGACCAAAAGAAGTGCTTGTGTCTCACTCAACATAGATGGCTGTGTTGGCTGTCTTACAGCTGATTACCTGGTTTAGGATATCTGTGTCGTTTGAGTAGACAGCCACCTGCTGGCGGGGATGATGAACTGTATCATTGATGGACAAGAGAACCACCAGACCATCGAGGCTGTGACGATGAGTGAGTGATTTAAGCCCATCCACATAGCCATGCCAGTCCTAGAGGGGAgagaagacagacaaacaaacagaaagaaagagaaagggtgAAGACATCAACAATCTGAAATGTGTAAGGCAAGCTGTTAGAGTTCCAACTTTTTTGAACTTATATTATTAAtgaacaaaaatggaaaaaagcaattattacatttcatcatAACAATcataacataaaaatgattattttggTGACAGCTGTATCTGAAACTTTGTTAGACCCCTGCCTTTTATTGTGcatatgatttaattttttcaggAAAACTGAAGTGGTTTCAAGTAAGCCTTCATCTGTAGCAATGAGAGACGGAGCTGTCAAAGCGCACAGAGGGGTAGAGAGACACTTTGTGATTTATTGTTTGGAAATTAACTGTTTGCTCTTAAAACAGCCACCATGCACAGATTATGGTAATTCAGTGACACACACtatgattgatggatggaaagttgcattaattaattgttttgtttgtcaagggaacttgttttttctttctctctgaaatgaTTAACAACAATGTTATGGCAACCATAATTTGCAATGCAGGGCTACGCATAAAGTGTGCAAAGTGATACTtttgaaaacatatttgcttGATTAATCTAGATTTGTTGtacaactgtttgttttgtgaagtTCTCGAAATTGTTGTTGTGCTTATTTAAGACAAACTTTTAAACAAAAGATATAGTTGTAGTAAAACTAACAGAGGAAGTttgacatgcatgtgtgtgcctgccATTCATTAAAACTTCTGTACTTCATGCTGTATTTCAGATAGACCAATGATCGTCTTGACTTGGAACATGTGTATTTTCTTGCTGTGAGTTGTGtataacagtgtgtgtggtcCCTCTTTCTGcttgagcctgtgtgtgtgtgtgtgtgtgtgtgtgtgtgtgtgtgtatgtgtgtgtgcatttgtacGGGTCCACTGAAAATGACTGATGAACGCTTCAGGCGCTGTATCTGCCCAGGCTGTGTCAATATTAACCTGTGAGGATGAGGGGGCTACAATACTCCTCCCCCTGttcctccctccacccctccatcctcctctctctccacaatATGGCTGCTGTCATACACGGGCTCATcaatcctcacacacacacacacaactgtcacttcactgacaCTGCCATTTCTCAACAGTGATATCCTGATGAGTGCAATGAAGCCTCCCGAGATTCgttaaaacacacatactcactcacttaagtacaaacacacaagtgaaaTCACATGCAACCCTAACACATGAAGATACACAAATAAATCCACCAGTCGTCTACTGTAATCTCAGTGTATGAACAAACATGTACCAGTATGTACACATGTGAGCTCTGGTACGGCAATAAAGTCTTCATGATTTACAGtacaatataaacagaaatGCTCAAATGATGCCGATACTCCAAAGCTACTACCCAGCTGCgttcatatgcacacacacatacacacacacgtactcgCACACACAGGCAGGGAAATAGAGTCAGAAAACGAGCAGAGTGCAAATCTCTGAGATAACACGCAGGGCGACagtctgtctgccatttggcTCTTAACTGAGTAAATTACAACTCATATTGCctgcccctcctctttctccctctttttgcCACCCCCAGATACACAGATTGCCTTTTCTTATAAATTACCAACATGTTAGCAATAAAAATCCACTTGCTAACTGTCTCTAAGAACCTTAGGATGCGGACTCAGAAACCTGTATCTCATTTGTTGAGCTTTTGTTAAGCTGAGATATCACAAACAAAGGCTTTCCTTcactttattacttttttattaactttcatttttaattcaagaGCAGACACAGGAAAAAATATCCTGCCACTGCagatatttcaaatatttatatttttaatgtttcaagcCTTATCAGAGAAAAGCATGCCGTCACCAACATGGTTGTTTCGTCATGAAAGTAAAACATATGAGGTACAGAAAATCAAAAAGTACGCATTCTTGTCACTTAGTATCTTTCAGTATActtgttttcagctgtgaaatTGTTCGAAATCATGAGTATGTGAAAAGTAAGTAGTCTTCAAGAGCAGGTACTTGGATGAAGTAATGTTTGTGTGATGTTCCACTGATGCACAAGTTTGTTCTGTACTTCACTGTATTTCATTCACAAGATAGTGTGAAATAAAAGCAATCACTTACAAGTGTTCCAAGTTTCCATaataagaaacagagaaacaaagatgtGCATCACAACACAAAGATAGCAATAATAGTTTGGGAAAAATAACACTTGAATCACTAAAAAAAACCTTATGGCAGTAGGCCTGTATCAGGGTTGACCTGGCTTTGTTTTGgtagaaatgtttgtttgtttgtttgcttgtttgttttttcttgcagGTATGGGTTTTGATAAAGGAACTTTAGGTCATGAGGTGTGGTAATATGACAACGATGACAGCAGAAGGATCACTGAGAAAAGTAAAGTTTTTCTCAGCTGATGATATTCTCCAAACATGACTTCAGCCACCACTTTTAATCAAAAATGCAAGGGCAACAATTACCGTTGGTCACAGgcaaatattattattaatatcaatatGAACCCATGTTCAGCATCACTTCAGTCGTGAATTCCCCTCAGTCTAactttttagatttaattttttttttctttcatcaacCTCTTTATGTATCCTGTTTCTCCAccacctgtgtgtctgtttccacTTTGCCTCTTCATGTCTTGCATTCACACACTTCATCTTTCTCCCGCACTAGGCCCCGCTCTTCTCTctaactcactcacacacacacacacacacacacacatgagcgaGAGAGCGCGcactcacacacccaccctCTCTCTTTGGTTGTCTTTGCTCCACAGGTAGCAAGTCTTTAGCGGCTGCTTGCAGTTCTCCCAACCTGCCATCATTATGTACAATAGCCTTAGGTACAAAACTCAGGCCTCATAACTCATGCCCCGCGTGCGTAAATTCCCGTGCAAACACAGTCaaagcaaaaaacacatttcctgctGTCGCCAACATCTCCGGCAAAGAATTAATCAAGCGTTCATCCATTTAGGCTCTTTGCATACCCTTTCCGTCAGAACACAGAACGCTAAGAGAGTTGCGAGTTCTTCTCAGGCGATCGTTTCACCACCCTGATGAATCCATCAAGCGAGGTTTGATTTATACATCTGTCTGTGATCACAGCGGTACAGCTACAGCAAATGGGGTGGCAAGGAACGAGCTGACACCACcctgctcaaacacacacatgcaaatgttcacacacgcgcacacatgtGCAATATATACcatttaccacacacacatgcacggcCAAACTCACGCATGCATGTGCTCACAAAACAACAGTTATACTCTCTTGTTCACActcatgcgcgcacacacatactgcttatgaagttttttggagagacagaaggaaaagggGAGGGGGTTATAAAAGTTTGCAGAGAGAGAAGCTCAAATGTCTTTCTGTCTTGTCTATCTCATATGGGCCTTCTCCGCATGCTTCATTCACTCAGCTCTAAGTGCAGGGATTTGGGGGCCAAGATGCAAGCACTGAGtgtataaatgttttgttttgtttatttgtttgccCTCAAAGCCAGAGGAAGCCACAGGGGGAGAACTaaaatggaggaagagaaagaatgagTGCTTCATAagagatgatgaggaggaaacatcagtgCAAGTTACTAAACATACCATATGATGACTTTCCTGTGCGGTGGTTTTCCAAACTTATTCAATCGCTACATTTGTGTATATGTAACAAATTCTATAATGTGCGCTGCAGCCAAacaaatttataaaatatgtataaatatttcatattccaGAGAAAAAGTGAGATGCATCTTTTTAGCCTGCTAATTTGTTTGAACCGTGTAAAGAGCTGCAACAAAAGCAACACTGAACAGAGTAATAACATACCATCAGCAAATCCCCTTCTGTAAATAGATGTAAAGTGTTCATGGATGCAGATTTAGAAGTGGAATATTTGAATCATCTCTCAATTTGACATGGCTACAGCAggatgaatattttcaccaggAAAATCAGTGCGGTGTATGAAAGAAGGACCCAGGAAGTcagagaggaacagaaagatagagggatggaggggCGGGGCACCCTGGCTTCCTGGTCTTCAATCTTAGTCCCTGGGAGGCCCACCCTGCACCTGCTGTCTCCTATTGCCTCTCATCAGAAAGGCATTTAGCGAGTGCTGTGGCTGCGGGCCCCTTCATTAGTGAGCATAATTATTTGTGCAAGTGGCGTAGGGCAAAACTGGCCCCgcataaacaaacagaaggGCCGGAGGACTgtgaacaaacaacacattagAGACAATCAACGTCGCCAACATGAAAACTAAAGCAAACCTCAGATGCAGAGATAGACACATacgaacatgcacacacacggaaagaattaaatgaacaaatctaCAGCAACACAAAACTTTATCAATCAATACAgaaaaaagtaaacaacaacaacaaaatagtGTTAACGCAGTGCAGAAGATGAGTGATTTTGtttaacagagagagaaaacaaacagctttacAATTATCATTGTATCATGGTGGAACACTGGATTAGTGTGTTCATATCAGAGTTCAACTctaacttttttcattttcccaccATTCCCCCCTCTGCTGTCTGAAGAGTTTAAATAGGCTGAAgaggacagaaaacaaagaacactAAAACGCATTGTAATAGGTGTCCATGTTAACACGCGCGTAAAACACATTATTCACATATTGATGGCTGTGTGTGGCTGCGGGCTCCTGTCCCTCCCACAGTTCATCAACTCCACAGCATGACAACTCTTCATCCGACCAAAGCTTCATCTGCCAGCACTAATTACTCAGCCATGAAAACCtctgatacacaaacacacactcactggcAAACGCGCActttattctgtttgtgtgtttatgaattgGAGCTTCATGATAGTGTTACAAAAAACCTTTTGTACCATTAAGAAAAGCCTCCCAACTTCTCTGTTACATTAAACTAACTTACCTACTAGCTGTCATGTCATTCACATCTACAGGTGACGCTGACAATGACTGTGTACCCATGAGCGAGCCTATTGGCTCCTGTGGTGCTCGCCGACATAGTGCCACTATCAATCCATTAGACAATGTAGTGTTTCCGCGTGTCGTGTACACAGGGATAAATTGGTGACTTTTCAAAGAAATTTAGTCCCAGTTAGCCTGACCATGCAAAAGTAAATATAACACTGAGTGAGCTGAATACTTTGTCTTTTCTACAGAGAGATAAAGGAGACAAATACAACTACTTACTATAGGAACTACTATGATACATATGACACAaaaatggatgtaaacaatACATAATACTAGAAATTATAAAAGGCTATTGATCATTTCTAATATAAAAATTTACAAAGTACTTTCTTCCTAGACCACCACCTGGACAAAGCTGGCAAATATCAAACCAATCAGTGATTTTGTATAATACAGTTTCTGCGTTTCCATGCGTTTTATGCAATGTGACACCTTCGCTACAACTGTTTTCATCTACACTGAATTGCAAAAAGttcacagtttcacagacaACTTCATATAATAGTTGCTCATAACATCATGGGAAACTTTTTTCATGATCATTCTTGAACAATGTTTTGTGCCATTGAAGCCAAACATGGAACTATTGTTTGAAGAGCTGAGAAATATTTGCCTTCACAGCTTCAAACGCAGCGCACATTGATGAGCAGCTGCaaatgacacacagaaacacccaGACAGTCACCGTGATTTTGAAAGAATGAAATtccattcattttcacttttctcttcCATAATAGGCGAGCAAACAGACTGACTAATGTATGTTTGTACagtacacaaaaatacattagTCAGTCTATACGATGTGTCCATATcattacaccacacacactctgaagcTTTTTCTTCTGCTAACTAGGCAGTCGCAGCCAGATTTGTTTTACCCCAAAATCTAACTCTGTCCTCCTTAACTgctatcaaacacacacacacacacacacacacacacacacacacacacacacacacacacaaaaaaaaaaaaaacacactttgacaaacacataacacataaaCCATTAAAGACTAATTGAATctaatttatttagttttctgGAAAGAACTTCCCTAAGCCCCCTCAATAAATGACACCCTGATACCGTTTTACTCTCTTttcaaacacaattaaaaaataatatataaatatatacacactgcAAATGACATGCATATAAGGAGTTCATTTTGGAGCCCGATCTCAGGTCATTAGTAACCCACCATGACGCTGTGGAGTTGGAGGGTCCGCTGGCGACACACAGGCCTCTGGCCATTTATTCTATATTAAGTCTCTAATgggcccctctctctctctctctctctcgctcctgACACGCAGCATGTAGGCACAGCGCTGGTAAAATATGCACAGAAAGTCCggtgcgcacacacagacaaagccattcaaatgaatggttATTTATTCGCTAAACGAGGATCTGGGTGTTTAATGTTCCTTGGACGTTAGGTAGTTTTCTGGGGGAGGCAGAGCCATACCCCTACGGCTACAgacatcatttattttacacatagCCTAATACTGCACGCTAGGCAGCCGCTGAGAAAAATGGGCTTTGGAAGTGAGAAGGagatataaaagaaataatgaatgatatattttttttttttggggggggggggggggggtgaacacATTAGAAGTTACAGCAGGGAGAAAAGCAAGGGGTAGGCTTAAAGGCTTAAAgcaccctctgtgtgtgtgtgtgtgtgtgtgtgtgtgtgtgtgtgtgtgtgtgtgtgtatgtttgcaaatgcgaagaagaagacgaagaagagaaCGTCAGAGATAGAAAGATAGAGAAgttaacacaaatgtgtgtgaacatttgtgtatgtttgagtgtgtgtgctggattTTAGAATATCAGTGGGGAGGAAGGTGATGCCTGGTTGTGTTGGAGGCTCTCAGGCCTCCATCTACATCTCATCCAAATGCAGAGCATCACAACATCAGAGGGGCTCCTGTGCTTGCATAAGAACACCTCCCCAAATGGCACAGCGCAGGTGTGATGTATCCAAAACATGAGAGCCATCAAAAGCAActttttaaaagagaaacatagttgtattgttttgtttgtaaaactctcttttaaaaacactatACAAGTTTTCATGAGCTTCTTTCAAAACAACTAACAAAAGGAAGTGCACTGAATTACGCCCCAATGTAATCACCATGATAtattaaaagaaacaatcagGCTAATGAGACCAATAACTGAGGTATGACTCTTTGTCAGCTCATCACAAGTGTAGGATTCATGATATTCGTAATTGTTGTCAAGTATACAAAATATCTCATAAAATACACTTAAACATATTTAATGAAGTTGTAATTTGTCTTTAAATTTTATTGACAAGAAATGGGGCTTTAAACCTGAAACTCTCTCCCAGGTAACATGATTCATCAACTGAGCTTCAGATAAATTAACTTGATCATTATTGGGTTTCTGGGTCCTGCACAGCTGGGTCAATTTACACTTAATTAATAATGGCCGCAATTGAACTCGCTTCAACAGTCAAAGAGAgatcttttcatattttaaacgaaaaaaaaaatcatcggTAAAtgagtttatatttttgttttaagcGACTGAAGAGAAACTAAATGGAATCAGGcatttcaagcttttttttttttaataatgaaaacttACCTCCTTATCTGTGGTCACTGAAGACAGAGCTATGGTCATCTCTCCATCAGAAAACTCCTTCAACTCCATTGTAAGCAGCTGCTCCAAGTCTACAT
This genomic window from Seriola aureovittata isolate HTS-2021-v1 ecotype China chromosome 5, ASM2101889v1, whole genome shotgun sequence contains:
- the LOC130169695 gene encoding uncharacterized protein LOC130169695 isoform X3, which codes for MEEYLRRVQSRLGADASEDHIHAVLGGPEPDVDTVAATLCLALHLSQKEVPGGVYLPLLCGRRCNAVLPEDTVRYLQRVKICESSLLWREDVDLVKLHHTRKLSLTLLRDGLLDSSENHTLESSILRVVHHDGQQDAGDDGASSAVMTVAREILQEAAEHIRATLGEILGEALRLQSGALWINHGRRSAQLEELMRSLEQWSDITADLEQLLTMELKEFSDGEMTIALSSVTTDKEDWHGYVDGLKSLTHRHSLDGLVVLLSINDTVHHPRQQVAVYSNDTDILNQICCELEESSSWSLSGELEAKENFQVYHIPLNTPPSSGTPSLLEEEIQGLLKDFVDRRSSVLACHPSSRTSSTEGVAGSVEFSQGSSGINDMDGSDIERPEGGNDVVAIARPMAVGEEDTGAVGVNAGGELVSPDSGMTTIRSSRSSKESSVFLSDDSPVGEVTAGGGPAAGPGGLFLRNPSPLGLLSLSPPVPPERRKQRTSRNRSDNFDLFSFDPLHSSDHSLPTGGELANSEVRGDEGERRAGSSVLSELEELSFLDFSATNSLNGLGSRDSSIDHHGQIHGHEMVDTVVPPTPVNSLVGSRPPSSCGVRFFPEDIAERINGLQHKDSVSSSLSETWDELGFDTQGALSSSDNSAWNRTKESESPQNIVEEVGGKESIGDMTEKESREEISKSENAHRRGKSLEPQLSLVAEQTELYGNWNPDSVLKDRWNPVSLADLQLTPPEEEVTAKCKAAVIGVTEKMPCLLKKKGILNTLTPDTSKEEEEGVQGKKGDQQMELLDFWTYSAQKGFLKSDSGTTTSYPESLDMWNMTIRDDSLSPLTTPDNLSENSGSFCGVNLNVVGGTSVESPPGFSDGGMQMWNTTIREDSSSTITSPEGPENGKDLSHMGSPDASDSPGSYARKQPEEENAMEQERGLTKVTNLTPEEADWICTEHNVKIVIEAAEGRAQSEETGDDDMQSVQSQQSVILNLASEHSEDETSPCQGTNMRDLSIPGMVTSTSEYDNVGAGVWSLTSSPETYASPMVDTIQLEGQSSPFIAVTKPIQIDETHDQYQKATSLGKTEHRAVISDKEQSANQVFLFEGTTELGHMTRSGGSSAERKHDNKSREESEEADWTEQPTNYSPFVMVDSSSFTQQISANYHSSPGQAAETQIQTDQSLSPSNMNWDGSESASLSCDLPFKMAYNEDGTATESQVGTNKESNGNVERKMTESMSLSCSNGGKRDTLKCSPDSLQSHSRDELRSNSDGESSSGLEMEYIVVSGTVKEAEREWHDRPRQEDRQSKGTRKSMETFSMLFYAATVLQTQAQAAKGGHQENTEQSRQNQMTGGTDSTLSADTEQNQAVLSTHYQANLDNATEHHMVPESISPSQSKNTSEASHQSVSRPTGSSQTQVEEGNYDDKSSIVVRSVSPSLRYPSDHFLKTRQEVYVHSQISMEDSDEGGQSPSAPPPCPTSLGDIQDWGDQLVRQDTTQTTSETQSPVLTNSSVSHTSSLTGTPLSESGISTDRGLGLPFSGDLMEEENDEEEQEEETATEHISTTKWTSEVQSERQERQPLGSSDLLNFTEELSGGSSIHQPDLQTLELKRDRVLQNTLDYYDGQPIRTADRDKWSTDQQIGGHEASHDSYSLVLRRHQDMTSQPMSLPTNENAAYQWTGSQNVTQGQTQYGYNYHHIDQRTESQSMLTACVDTKSSSQQNTTDIYAEFTTDATALQYGSEQAESYYEAGVNSEYSLEDPDSKFQYRAESQYGEDSNSMCVSELQCSQYQADGQCHYETDHAHYQCEGQPFYQSAVHHEREDHAQYVPEGYVHFLLSRQSQQRDGAAGMMMKTASSEEAAEEMDNREDPSSSADLSAGSNQRRKLVAPPMNVSLDRSEGSLLSEDALDTEDEALDTGDDLDVNIDELDTPDEADSLELNRHEDSEEANLGAGAASRDAIAGHGSAEESRDSRLWRSVVIGEQEHRIDMKCIEPYKRVISHGGYYAEQNAIIVFAACFLPDSDCDNYNYVMENLFLYVISTLELMVADDYMIVYLNGATPRRRMPGFSWMKKCYQMIDRRLKKNLKMFIIVHPSWFIRTLLGITRPFISSKFSSKIKYVNSLQELGEIIPMDYVHIPPSIVKYDEERSIHRFACMRLDTDLQDTAAK